One part of the Mariniblastus fucicola genome encodes these proteins:
- the uvrA gene encoding excinuclease ABC subunit UvrA yields MPEFDQIEVIGARTHCLKNVDVSIPQNQLVVITGRSGSGKSSLAIDTIFAEGQRQFLECQSIHSRQYFDQLPRADVDRIVNLPPTVCSKQQNSGGSPRSTVGTLTEVHDFLRVLFAQAGTVHCVQCGDAIEQATEIDICDAIEAFPEATRMMVLAPLVDDGMELARAIEMVRRERLLRISIDGAIFDIEETPPLDPQRQYEFAAVVDRIIVRDNFRERLLKAIDSASELGQGNILVRYVTPGDLEADASIRSDPVRWQTLRYSTRYACAKCGIACSEISPRLFSFNSPQGACPECQGLGLQLRFDTERVIDRTRSLSEGAVLPWSSFSAAKLKSTLKELQPLLEKVGFDRDRPMSDLSADSLRRLLESTDKESPGIFVLLHRELATTDDDERYEELASLERPLPCPACHGSRLNLQANAVRFAGNSIAEVLNMSLGNAAAWFRAARLDESTPEKKLAAETLVAEIQKRLDYLVEVGVHYLSLGRGADSLSGGELQRVRMGASIGSGLANVCYVLDEPSVGLHARDSERLLNSLRTLKENGNSLIVVEHDETIIENADHLIDVGPGAGDLGGEVVATGLPEQVAAADAASLTGAFLSGKEQFASFPQREVDSKKVISIRGASGFNLKSVDVFIPLHRFVCVSGVSGSGKSTLINRTLAPAIQDHFGFFGKRPETFDSIEGLEQIDKAILIDQAPIGRSSKSCPATFCGLWDLFRKIFSATRVAKQRGYGIGRFSFNSKAGRCDDCKGHGVRRVKMDFMPDLFVECETCKGRRFNVQTLQAKFGTLSIADVLDLNVAQARERFENFAKLTRILDVMLSVGLGYLKLGQPANTLSGGEAQRLKLAKELARSSEGHTLYLLDEPTRGLHFADVRDLLTVLQKLVDQGHSVVVIEHNLDVLKSADWIIDLGPDGGDAGGEVVVCGTPAQVAACSVSITGQFLG; encoded by the coding sequence ATGCCTGAGTTCGATCAGATCGAAGTCATCGGTGCTCGTACGCACTGCCTGAAAAACGTCGACGTTTCGATTCCACAGAATCAGTTGGTGGTGATCACCGGTCGCAGCGGCAGCGGAAAAAGCTCTCTGGCGATCGACACCATCTTCGCCGAAGGACAGCGACAGTTCCTGGAGTGCCAATCGATCCACTCGCGGCAGTACTTTGATCAACTGCCTCGAGCCGATGTCGATCGCATCGTAAATTTGCCGCCAACGGTTTGCTCCAAACAGCAGAACTCCGGGGGCAGCCCGCGCAGCACCGTCGGGACGCTGACTGAAGTTCATGACTTTCTCAGAGTCCTGTTCGCACAAGCGGGAACGGTCCACTGCGTGCAATGCGGCGATGCGATTGAGCAAGCGACTGAGATCGATATTTGCGACGCGATCGAAGCCTTCCCGGAAGCGACTCGCATGATGGTGCTGGCGCCGTTGGTCGACGATGGCATGGAGCTCGCGAGAGCTATCGAAATGGTCCGCCGTGAAAGGTTGCTGCGCATCTCGATCGATGGAGCGATCTTCGACATCGAAGAGACGCCGCCGCTTGATCCGCAACGGCAATATGAATTCGCAGCCGTTGTCGATCGCATTATTGTGCGTGACAATTTTCGGGAACGGCTACTCAAAGCCATCGATTCGGCTTCGGAACTCGGTCAGGGCAACATCCTCGTTCGCTACGTGACTCCGGGCGACCTCGAAGCCGATGCTTCGATTCGCAGCGATCCGGTCCGCTGGCAAACTCTGCGATACAGCACGCGTTACGCTTGTGCAAAATGCGGCATCGCCTGTTCGGAAATTAGTCCACGCCTGTTCAGCTTCAATAGCCCGCAAGGCGCCTGTCCGGAATGCCAGGGGCTCGGTTTGCAACTGCGTTTTGATACCGAACGAGTTATCGATCGGACGCGTTCGCTCAGTGAAGGCGCCGTGTTGCCGTGGAGCAGTTTCTCAGCCGCGAAGCTCAAGTCCACGCTGAAAGAATTGCAGCCGCTGTTGGAGAAAGTCGGCTTCGATCGTGACCGGCCGATGTCGGATCTGAGTGCTGATTCTTTGCGACGGTTGTTGGAATCAACCGACAAGGAATCGCCTGGCATTTTTGTGCTGCTGCACCGCGAACTGGCAACGACCGATGACGATGAACGCTATGAAGAGCTTGCTTCGCTGGAGCGTCCCCTGCCCTGCCCGGCGTGTCACGGTTCGCGGTTGAATCTACAAGCCAACGCCGTTCGGTTTGCAGGAAATTCAATTGCAGAAGTACTCAACATGTCGCTTGGCAATGCGGCAGCCTGGTTTCGCGCTGCCAGACTCGACGAATCGACGCCAGAAAAAAAACTGGCGGCTGAAACGCTGGTCGCAGAGATTCAAAAACGGCTGGACTATCTGGTCGAAGTCGGCGTGCACTACCTGTCGCTCGGTCGCGGCGCCGATTCGCTAAGCGGTGGAGAACTTCAACGCGTACGCATGGGGGCTTCGATCGGATCCGGCTTGGCCAACGTTTGCTACGTGCTCGACGAACCCAGCGTTGGCTTGCACGCCCGCGACAGTGAGCGTTTACTGAACTCTCTGCGAACACTGAAAGAAAACGGCAATTCGCTGATCGTCGTTGAGCATGACGAAACGATCATCGAAAATGCAGACCACTTGATCGATGTCGGTCCCGGCGCCGGAGACCTTGGCGGAGAAGTCGTCGCCACAGGTTTGCCCGAACAGGTTGCCGCCGCCGATGCTGCCAGCCTGACTGGCGCGTTTCTCAGCGGCAAAGAGCAGTTTGCGTCGTTTCCGCAGCGTGAAGTTGATTCGAAGAAAGTCATTTCGATTCGCGGCGCCTCCGGGTTCAACTTGAAATCGGTTGACGTTTTCATTCCGTTGCATCGATTTGTTTGCGTTTCCGGAGTCAGCGGTTCGGGAAAAAGCACGTTGATCAATCGCACGCTGGCTCCCGCGATTCAGGACCATTTTGGTTTCTTCGGCAAGCGACCTGAGACCTTTGATTCGATCGAGGGATTGGAACAGATCGACAAAGCCATCCTGATCGATCAGGCGCCGATCGGCCGCAGTTCCAAAAGTTGTCCAGCGACGTTTTGTGGCCTGTGGGATTTGTTTCGCAAAATCTTTTCGGCCACGCGAGTTGCGAAACAACGTGGTTACGGAATTGGGCGGTTTAGCTTCAACTCGAAAGCCGGGCGTTGTGACGATTGCAAAGGCCATGGAGTCCGGCGCGTTAAAATGGATTTCATGCCGGACCTGTTTGTCGAATGCGAAACCTGCAAAGGCCGTCGCTTCAACGTGCAAACTTTGCAAGCCAAATTCGGGACGCTCTCGATCGCCGATGTGCTGGACCTGAATGTGGCTCAGGCACGTGAACGATTCGAAAACTTCGCCAAACTGACTCGGATTCTCGACGTGATGCTCTCAGTCGGGCTCGGCTATCTCAAGCTCGGCCAGCCCGCTAACACGCTCTCCGGTGGTGAAGCCCAGCGGCTGAAATTGGCCAAAGAACTGGCTCGATCCTCTGAAGGGCACACGCTTTATCTGCTGGACGAGCCGACGCGAGGATTGCACTTCGCCGACGTCAGAGACTTGCTGACGGTGCTGCAGAAACTTGTCGATCAGGGACATTCGGTCGTCGTGATCGAGCACAATCTGGACGTGCTCAAGTCGGCTGACTGGATTATCGATCTTGGTCCCGACGGTGGTGACGCGGGCGGCGAAGTGGTCGTCTGTGGGACACCTGCACA
- a CDS encoding HAD-IA family hydrolase: protein MSRIFVFDAVHTILRPMPDVVSAYFLAGQRHGSELSKQDVKKRFRIARRQRFGTYVVASQTHPGSLPSSDEIERMLWRDLISDVFEDLDRVDELFEQLWLHFAMAENWQLYDDVEECWSRLHANGDRIVVASNFDSRLLDIVAKHPTLALADAVYCSAEVGFRKPDPRFYETVATLFGIKDSDEVIMIGDDFENDYVAPGRFGWRAFHLNRKHGVRPDERVISCLSQLS, encoded by the coding sequence ATGTCACGTATTTTTGTTTTCGATGCCGTCCACACCATTCTCAGGCCCATGCCTGACGTCGTGTCGGCATATTTTTTAGCCGGTCAACGTCACGGTAGTGAACTTTCGAAGCAGGACGTCAAGAAACGTTTTCGCATCGCTCGCCGGCAAAGATTCGGAACGTACGTCGTCGCGTCGCAAACTCACCCCGGTTCGCTACCGTCGAGCGATGAGATTGAGCGTATGCTTTGGCGCGACCTGATATCGGACGTATTTGAGGACCTCGATCGAGTTGACGAGCTTTTCGAACAGCTCTGGTTACATTTTGCGATGGCCGAGAATTGGCAATTGTACGACGACGTTGAGGAATGCTGGTCGCGATTGCACGCCAACGGAGACCGAATCGTGGTAGCCTCAAATTTTGATTCCCGGTTGCTTGACATCGTGGCAAAGCACCCGACTCTCGCGCTCGCCGACGCCGTCTACTGTTCCGCTGAAGTCGGCTTTCGCAAGCCAGACCCGCGGTTTTATGAAACGGTCGCGACATTGTTCGGGATCAAAGATTCCGACGAAGTGATCATGATCGGAGACGACTTCGAGAACGACTATGTGGCTCCGGGACGATTCGGCTGGCGGGCTTTTCACCTGAATCGAAAACACGGCGTGCGTCCCGACGAACGGGTAATCTCTTGCCTCAGTCAGCTTTCGTGA
- the miaA gene encoding tRNA (adenosine(37)-N6)-dimethylallyltransferase MiaA: MTDRSDIAKTCWFLTGATASGKSSTSLELAKRINAEIISLDSMAIYRGMDIGTAKPPVEERGDIPHHLIDIRDPSETFSTSQYRDAALQTIDAVRSRGKEVLFVGGTALYLKALLRGMFEGPPADWEFRKKVEDEIKESGGEFLHERLQMVDPVAAHNIHPNDHRRLIRALEVFSTTGKPISHWQMEFDSPTPAEQCRVFAIRHERSILHQRIEQRVGAMFDAGLIEEVRGLLEKHGELSHTAAQAVGYREVIEHLNGQHTEEETKELVLIRTRRFARHQETWFRNLSECRWVDLEADFEPSAVAEEIIEMAGVDG, encoded by the coding sequence ATGACCGATCGATCCGACATCGCCAAAACTTGCTGGTTCCTGACAGGAGCCACCGCCAGCGGAAAATCCAGCACCAGTCTGGAGCTGGCGAAACGAATCAACGCCGAAATTATTTCGCTGGACTCGATGGCGATCTACCGCGGCATGGATATTGGCACGGCCAAGCCTCCGGTCGAAGAGCGTGGCGACATTCCACATCACTTGATCGACATCCGTGATCCCAGCGAAACGTTCAGCACGTCCCAGTATCGTGATGCGGCGTTGCAGACAATTGATGCCGTTCGTTCACGCGGGAAAGAAGTTCTGTTCGTCGGTGGAACAGCGCTGTATCTCAAAGCGTTGTTGCGTGGAATGTTCGAAGGTCCCCCAGCCGATTGGGAGTTCCGTAAAAAGGTCGAGGACGAGATCAAAGAGTCCGGCGGCGAGTTTCTGCACGAGCGTTTGCAGATGGTCGATCCTGTCGCGGCGCACAACATTCATCCCAATGACCATCGGCGTCTGATCCGCGCGTTGGAGGTTTTCAGCACGACAGGCAAACCGATCAGTCATTGGCAAATGGAGTTTGACAGCCCGACTCCTGCCGAGCAATGTCGCGTGTTCGCGATCCGACATGAGCGATCGATTCTGCACCAACGAATCGAGCAACGCGTCGGTGCCATGTTCGACGCCGGTTTGATCGAGGAAGTTCGTGGCTTGTTGGAAAAGCACGGCGAGTTGAGCCACACCGCGGCGCAGGCTGTCGGCTATCGCGAGGTTATCGAGCATCTCAATGGTCAGCATACCGAAGAGGAAACGAAAGAGTTGGTGTTGATTCGAACCCGTCGGTTTGCGCGACATCAGGAGACCTGGTTCCGCAATCTGAGCGAATGCCGCTGGGTTGATTTGGAAGCCGATTTTGAGCCATCGGCAGTGGCCGAAGAAATTATTGAGATGGCTGGAGTCGACGGCTGA
- a CDS encoding secondary thiamine-phosphate synthase enzyme YjbQ — protein MTQLHQTQISLPSYPRGFHLITRHVVDALPELSEFGVGMLQVFIQHTSASLTINENADPDVRVDMETAANLICPENMPFVHTCEGPDDMPAHVKASFFGCQLQIPIRDGRLALGTWQGIYLCEHRNRGGSRRLVLTIQGMKA, from the coding sequence ATGACACAGTTGCATCAAACTCAAATTTCACTTCCGTCCTATCCTCGCGGCTTCCATTTAATCACGCGACACGTTGTAGATGCGTTGCCGGAATTGAGCGAGTTCGGCGTCGGCATGTTACAGGTGTTCATCCAGCACACTTCGGCGAGTTTGACAATTAATGAAAACGCCGATCCCGATGTTCGCGTCGATATGGAGACTGCGGCGAATTTGATTTGTCCCGAGAACATGCCCTTTGTTCACACTTGCGAAGGCCCCGACGATATGCCCGCGCACGTAAAGGCATCTTTCTTCGGTTGTCAGCTGCAGATTCCAATCCGCGACGGTCGATTGGCACTCGGGACATGGCAAGGCATCTACCTGTGCGAACATCGCAATCGGGGTGGTTCGAGAAGATTGGTGCTGACGATTCAGGGCATGAAAGCATGA